A window of Misgurnus anguillicaudatus chromosome 3, ASM2758022v2, whole genome shotgun sequence genomic DNA:
gtaatgtatgtgtgtgtgctgtgtgcaattattatgtatatttaaaaacacacacatacataaaaatgtcaatttttatttgaatataatgttttattaatttatataaaatatagaatatataaaaatataaacatatatacacatgtaaatgtttcttaaataaatacatgaatgtgtgtgtatttatatatacataataattacgcacagcacacacttgtacattatgcaaaaataacttttattttttttttacgattaatctagattatatgcccagcactatttttaacccataatgggACATAAATACtggacaaaacatgtgatgggTTAAAAAAGAAGTCTGAAGAAGGGCGGTAGCCCGAAACGTTACTTcggtgattaaaaaaaatttttttttttttggtgagtGCGGATTcctttttttgtcttattgggttaaaaatgacccaatgttgtgttgttgttatgcaaccatgggttagAATACCCAGCATTGAGTAAATTTTAACCCAATATTAGTCCACGAGCATGTGCACATAAAAGAGTGATGTTTGTCTTAAATGGATGGGCCAAGTTCTGTATATTTCTCAGTAATCATTTCTTTTCCctttttttatcagtttttatcTGTCTCATAGTAGTATATACAGTCATCCATCATACAGTCTATCATGTAATGGTAGTTCATTGATAGTAATAATTTCTTAATAATCATGCACAAATATTAAGCAAATTATTTACTGTTTCTCTCCTGCTGTCAAAGCAAGAAAGTTTGCTGATACATGACAATTAGTGTGTTAATACAATCCTGTTAGCCGGCACTTTTATTTTTGAGCATTTTATGAAAAATGACATACCCAAACTAAAACGTCTGCAGCTCTTAAAGCCTATGgtctatattcataattctgtggccggttgcataaaactttaagactagcttaacatttttcttcaagactgatcataactgttttaagtatgttacatagaaaggtagattggtctaatataaatccaaataataagactgattagccctaactaattgctagttagtcagaatcatacttaagacgcagtcttaacgtcacggctatgtttatgcaaccagcCACTGGTCTTGTTTGAAATTAGACACTTTTTTGTTGCCTAATAGTCATAACAACTCCGAGTAGTATAGGAGCAGAGTAAAAtaaggtaaaatatacatgaaatgTATATTTGGACACCATATAGGTAAACTAACAACTGACCGTGTTGTGATTCAAATTTCAGAATGATACTCCAAAAAATTTAGTTTCTGtgagcttttattttttttaaatccaggCGTCCTTTCAAAGAAAGTGCACCTGGAGACTCCAATAGACACATCATAACAAAATGACATGATAACCAACTTctctgcccaccaaagcacatagaaaaaaactatttcagaaaaaatatacttattttGAATGTGGTCGCTCAGGAATGGACTCCAGATTACAGTCCGCATCTGTGTCATTTGAGGGCCTATTTTACAACATaaggaaaacacacacacacacacaaagcaaaaaagaATTTTAGTTTGAATCATAAGTTAGAGACATACAAACTTTGATgtaatatacatatacacacaaacattacataaattatttttataaatacaaaTGCCTTATGCTTGCCAAATAACTTATGCTTAtaatcatagatatgtataaaggctagatgtctcacggcggagtctctaacgtcatcacccgGCGGCAACCTTACCAcgggcagctcgctcactcgtagcattgagtttaatggtgcaggtacttttaaatgaccataacttgctcaattttctatcaactttcaaacggtttggtttcttataaacgttattaacgtggctataattttGAATGTTTTAACGTGGTTTAGTATAAGTATGccgtgtcataggtacatctttgacgtttataacaacaaaccaaatcggtaaaaaaattaagcacgttatggtcatttaagagtacatgcatcattaaaacacaatgctacgagtgcGCGGACTGCccgtggtaagatggccgccaaatgcggacgttcgcGGGCGAGACTTCATCTAGCCTTCATACATATCTATGCTTATAATGCTTAACATTGCTGGTAATACTCATATTTTCCCCCACATATATTATTTTCTAGTTTTAGTTTCTATTTATTCTATGCATCAGAATCATATAGCCATAAATATTTTGCATATAACATCTCATAGAAAAATTCGCATATGTAAAACTCGTGTCTCAGTCATTTTCgctgttatttttataatcaaaaacagataacataaaacaaaaaattcatGATCAACATAACAAGACAAACTTTAACAACTTAACAGTTACAACTTAACAGTTACTGTGTAGTCTGGTCTTTTTGCACCTCGATCGTGCTCCTctccaaaacagaaaaaaatcgtCTGCAGTCGACGACCCACAACGGAGATGTTTATATTTAACCTCTGCGGAAAATTTGATCGTATCTTTGAGATCTGTGAGCTAACGCTAGCCATAGCCAGTTGCATGCATACATGTATTGCAGATCTGCGCAGAGGACACATTTTACAAAGTTGTGGTGCTGGCTGCAGGGCCAAATTGGAGCTGAATCTAGTGGGCGGGGCAGCATCACTTGCGCAGGCGCAGATATAGTTCGTTTAAGCGTACAGCCTGTATCAAGTACTCCGGAGTATCGAAAACTGTAATTTAAAGAAAACTTGAACtttaatatgtatataaaatcTTAATCTTACATTTATCGCTGTCTCGACGGTTAAGGTTAGGAGTAGGTTAACTCCCGACTCTTGAGCAAGGTGATTCATCACAAAAGCTGTTCATATGTGATGCACTGTATAAAACCTGTAAACAAGACAATTATGCTAATTTATTCTTTCTACGTTTTAGATTTTATCATCATCAAGAGTGGTCTCAAGTGCAGGTATTAAACTTTCACTGCTGTTACTGTGTACATCAACACTAATCAGACGTGATAGTAttattacacatttaaaaaattaaacagttttagcatattgttgttgtttacaggtgatttatttttcaattgcATAATCATGTAACATTACTAATTTACAAAAATCAGGGCTGAGGCCAGCCAAGTAAACAGACTAGTGTGAAAAAATACTCTGTAAATGAAATAATAAttgattaaataaattaaaaattgcTGTATCTTGATACAGCTCTGTTAGTACATATTTAGGCAAAACagaacacagtaaaaaaaactgtcTAGATTGAATGACTCCTACACTCGCTGTTATGCAAACAACACAATGTTTGTGGTATTTTTAAACACATAGATGatatttttgttatattatataatttacaCCACCTACAGTATATGCCATATAAGTCAAgatataaaaaacaatgcagTGGAGACTTTCAAGTGCTGCATGgcaaaataaaaacttgatAGTTGTGTTAATAATAGGCTAATACACTAATTTTAGATAAGCATGTCATGATTTATGAGAATTTAATCATGAACAGGGAATAAAACTGCATATGTGGTCAAAATTAATAATGACATTCATAATTTGACTATCAAAGAAATTTctctgttgttattttttcttgtcatttaAATTCCATATCCTAGCATGTTCATTGCATACTTCAACTCATTTATTCAAAGAGACCAGTTGTTGTCCAGGCCTGACGTCAGAGAGGACACAAGATCTCCGGAAGGATGATGGACTGTGTGACATTTCCGTGTGGGTTGTAGGAGGTCAGTGGATCCCCTATGTCATGTTTTCAAAGAGGTTATACTGTTATTATGGTGTGTCAGCTTGTGCAGTGAATAAGGATGTCACCCAAATACGATAATCCTGGAGATTACGCATAAAAGGTAAACTCCTCTGCTGATATTTCCTCTCTGAGGACAAAACATGAGTCATATGCATTTAAGACTTGCACTACAATGGCATAAACAGGTATAAAGGCTAATATACTCATAAGTGAATAATAtgccaaaaaataataataataatttcagAAGTAAAAAAGTTATATGCTGAAAAGAAAGATCTGAAAATCaaactttttcttaaaaatataaaaacagagaTAGCCTTCAGGATGTTGTTTGTCTGGAAAATACTGGGGGCCCTGGGGTTACTGTCCATATTGCCATGTCTACCTTCTATCTGATAGCACTTTAATATTTATCCAACGGAAAACACAACTCTGATGTGATGAGCTTGTGAAACAGTTGCTTGAAGTACATTTGACCTCATGATTGGGATTCTGACCGGAAATGGGGCCAAAGAGCAGATGTGGTCAGAGTTACATTAGGCTATAGACAAAACAAGGTATAAAAAAATGGGTTGCACATGTCTTGCTTTTGGCTGGACGTGTGTTCCTTGGCTACAATATAAGACTGGTTCTGGTATAGTCAGCTTGTTTTgattgtaatttttattttaagatatttttcagacactttattgtgtttatatctTATGaagattttcagtttttgaaagatatattcattaaataattacttttaaaatatgtgttatgtgtattaatatttactgccaggtaaaccttgcaaaacatttaatgtgtgaaaatgatttcatgaacaaccaaacaaaatgtatgagaattaaaggtcaaagcaataaaatatcacaatttattaggcaattaaccgtttttttttttggatacGTAAAAATTAATTGCACAATAAAATGGCTAATATTGGAGTACTGGGACTCAAATCTCTAATCCTACTTGTATGAACAACGTGCTTAATATGCTTAGCAAGTACCactaatgaaattaaaatgtgaTGTGAtcttatgtaaaaataaataatacaaataaaataaatcttaccGTTTTTACACATACTTGTCTGGGACGGAGATAAATGATTTCCAGTTTGGCCACGCCCCCTTCTGAAAATAGGATACAAGTTAGAATCCGGAAGGAGTTTGGACTCAAAGTAAAGCTGAGAATCTGGAAGGTGCTTAAAATCTTGTGTAACTCTTTCTTCTTTACTGGGCGTCAAATTAACCGCAGACACGAGCGACGGGATTGGCTGAGACTCCGCTTGTGGCCTTCCCTCCACTTCTGATTGACAGGTAGATTCAGTCTGAGGTGTGGATACTGTAAGGGGTTCTATAGAGGCTTGCGAATCACTTACAGGATTTGATATTATACAATCTTGAGCATCTTTGGTCCTAACTGTGGTTGCTCTACGACGccctctcctcctcctctgACCGTTTCCTCTACGTCCGGCCTGGTCATTGGACCTGCATACCGATTCTGAAAGTTCTGAGGTCGTGTGACCTCTACCACGCGTTTGTGATTGGCCGAGCCTGCGTCTGCCCCGCCCCCGAGTGAGCTGGCTGTGAATGACAGCCTCTAGGTTGACAGGACTGTGAGATGCAGCCATACGACGTGTTGTTCGGATATAATACTCCACGGGAAATGGTAAGCCTTCAACCAGCGTACAAGAATCCAGAGCTCCAGACATAATTAAAGAGTGTTTATTATCTGTGCTGTCATTATTTCCTTTATATGCATCCATTTGTGCAAGGTTCGCTTCTGatttaacagtaatattatggaCTGACTCACATGACGGGAGAGAAGAAGAGGCTTGCATGGAGTCCTTACATGCAGCTGTTTTTGACTGTAACTTCTCTACCGAATGATGGATAAGAGGCAGACTTTCTTGGCATATATTCATCTGACTCTGAAAgggtaaatgtttatttttacataaaaccaGTGGCTTGTTTTCACAGTTCACAACCTTTAGCTCCTGTGGTTCTTCAGCAATTGTATCATTGTCCTGGTTTTTCTCCACCTTGGCTGGCAACATCCCCATATGTCTTTCTTTTCTCATGTCAGCCTTATTTTCTCCAC
This region includes:
- the LOC129444980 gene encoding uncharacterized protein isoform X1, whose translation is MEEDIHPNDDQEASLHVLKLRRRLELLKQEYERTAVRLQRAERLDAIRRQSNVSHQNNETSACLTSSSVAASELSDNQNAQHLQTALQFQLAEIALAPHLSSPACMRSPAHRLRSKRSRLRLQNKERESDTDNSQEKESLKQGNNGGGENKADMRKERHMGMLPAKVEKNQDNDTIAEEPQELKVVNCENKPLVLCKNKHLPFQSQMNICQESLPLIHHSVEKLQSKTAACKDSMQASSSLPSCESVHNITVKSEANLAQMDAYKGNNDSTDNKHSLIMSGALDSCTLVEGLPFPVEYYIRTTRRMAASHSPVNLEAVIHSQLTRGRGRRRLGQSQTRGRGHTTSELSESVCRSNDQAGRRGNGQRRRRGRRRATTVRTKDAQDCIISNPVSDSQASIEPLTVSTPQTESTCQSEVEGRPQAESQPIPSLVSAVNLTPSKEERVTQDFKHLPDSQLYFESKLLPDSNLYPIFRRGRGQTGNHLSPSQTSMCKNGPQMTQMRTVIWSPFLSDHIQNKYIFSEIVFFYVLWWAEKLVIMSFCYDVSIGVSRCTFFERTPGFKKNKSSQKLNFLEYHSEI
- the LOC129444980 gene encoding uncharacterized protein isoform X3, which gives rise to MEEDIHPNDDQEASLHVLKLRRRLELLKQEYERTAVRLQRAERLDAIRRQSNVSHQNNETSACLTSSSVAASELSDNQNAQHLQTALQFQLAEIALAPHLSSPACMRSPAHRLRSKRSRLRLQNKERESDTDNSQEKESLKQGNNGGGENKADMRKERHMGMLPAKVEKNQDNDTIAEEPQELKVVNCENKPLVLCKNKHLPFQSQMNICQESLPLIHHSVEKLQSKTAACKDSMQASSSLPSCESVHNITVKSEANLAQMDAYKGNNDSTDNKHSLIMSGALDSCTLVEGLPFPVEYYIRTTRRMAASHSPVNLEAVIHSQLTRGRGRRRLGQSQTRGRGHTTSELSESVCRSNDQAGRRGNGQRRRRGRRRATTVRTKDAQDCIISNPVSDSQASIEPLTVSTPQTESTCQSEVEGRPQAESQPIPSLVSAVNLTPSKEERVTQDFKHLPDSQLYFESKLLPDSNLYPIFRRGRGQTGNHLSPSQTSMCKNERKYQQRSLPFMRNLQDYRIWVTSLFTAQADTP
- the LOC129444980 gene encoding uncharacterized protein isoform X5 produces the protein MEEDIHPNDDQEASLHVLKLRRRLELLKQEYERTAVRLQRAERLDAIRRQSNVSHQNNETSACLTSSSVAASELSDNQNAQHLQTALQFQLAEIALAPHLSSPACMRSPAHRLRSKRSRLRLQNKERESDTDNSQEKESLKQGNNGGGENKADMRKERHMGMLPAKVEKNQDNDTIAEEPQELKVVNCENKPLVLCKNKHLPFQSQMNICQESLPLIHHSVEKLQSKTAACKDSMQASSSLPSCESVHNITVKSEANLAQMDAYKGNNDSTDNKHSLIMSGALDSCTLVEGLPFPVEYYIRTTRRMAASHSPVNLEAVIHSQLTRGRGRRRLGQSQTRGRGHTTSELSESVCRSNDQAGRRGNGQRRRRGRRRATTVRTKDAQDCIISNPVSDSQASIEPLTVSTPQTESTCQSEVEGRPQAESQPIPSLVSAVNLTPSKEERVTQDFKHLPDSQLYFESKLLPDSNLYPIFRRGRGQTGNHLSPSQTSMCKNGLSYLGDILIHCTS
- the LOC129444980 gene encoding uncharacterized protein isoform X6; the encoded protein is MEEDIHPNDDQEASLHVLKLRRRLELLKQEYERTAVRLQRAERLDAIRRQSNVSHQNNETSACLTSSSVAASELSDNQNAQHLQTALQFQLAEIALAPHLSSPACMRSPAHRLRSKRSRLRLQNKERESDTDNSQEKESLKQGNNGGGENKADMRKERHMGMLPAKVEKNQDNDTIAEEPQELKVVNCENKPLVLCKNKHLPFQSQMNICQESLPLIHHSVEKLQSKTAACKDSMQASSSLPSCESVHNITVKSEANLAQMDAYKGNNDSTDNKHSLIMSGALDSCTLVEGLPFPVEYYIRTTRRMAASHSPVNLEAVIHSQLTRGRGRRRLGQSQTRGRGHTTSELSESVCRSNDQAGRRGNGQRRRRGRRRATTVRTKDAQDCIISNPVSDSQASIEPLTVSTPQTESTCQSEVEGRPQAESQPIPSLVSAVNLTPSKEERKGAWPNWKSFISVPDKYV
- the LOC129444980 gene encoding uncharacterized protein isoform X2, with the protein product MEEDIHPNDDQEALRRRLELLKQEYERTAVRLQRAERLDAIRRQSNVSHQNNETSACLTSSSVAASELSDNQNAQHLQTALQFQLAEIALAPHLSSPACMRSPAHRLRSKRSRLRLQNKERESDTDNSQEKESLKQGNNGGGENKADMRKERHMGMLPAKVEKNQDNDTIAEEPQELKVVNCENKPLVLCKNKHLPFQSQMNICQESLPLIHHSVEKLQSKTAACKDSMQASSSLPSCESVHNITVKSEANLAQMDAYKGNNDSTDNKHSLIMSGALDSCTLVEGLPFPVEYYIRTTRRMAASHSPVNLEAVIHSQLTRGRGRRRLGQSQTRGRGHTTSELSESVCRSNDQAGRRGNGQRRRRGRRRATTVRTKDAQDCIISNPVSDSQASIEPLTVSTPQTESTCQSEVEGRPQAESQPIPSLVSAVNLTPSKEERVTQDFKHLPDSQLYFESKLLPDSNLYPIFRRGRGQTGNHLSPSQTSMCKNGPQMTQMRTVIWSPFLSDHIQNKYIFSEIVFFYVLWWAEKLVIMSFCYDVSIGVSRCTFFERTPGFKKNKSSQKLNFLEYHSEI
- the LOC129444980 gene encoding uncharacterized protein isoform X4, whose product is MEEDIHPNDDQEASLHVLKLRRRLELLKQEYERTAVRLQRAERLDAIRRQSNVSHQNNETSACLTSSSVAASELSDNQNAQHLQTALQFQLAEIALAPHLSSPACMRSPAHRLRSKRSRLRLQNKERESDTDNSQEKESLKQGNNGGGENKADMRKERHMGMLPAKVEKNQDNDTIAEEPQELKVVNCENKPLVLCKNKHLPFQSQMNICQESLPLIHHSVEKLQSKTAACKDSMQASSSLPSCESVHNITVKSEANLAQMDAYKGNNDSTDNKHSLIMSGALDSCTLVEGLPFPVEYYIRTTRRMAASHSPVNLEAVIHSQLTRGRGRRRLGQSQTRGRGHTTSELSESVCRSNDQAGRRGNGQRRRRGRRRATTVRTKDAQDCIISNPVSDSQASIEPLTVSTPQTESTCQSEVEGRPQAESQPIPSLVSAVNLTPSKEERVTQDFKHLPDSQLYFESKLLPDSNLYPIFRRGRGQTGNHLSPSQTSMCKNGDPLTSYNPHGNVTQSIILPEILCPL